The following nucleotide sequence is from Natronosalvus caseinilyticus.
GCGCACGAGATCCTGGGTCTCGCGAAGCGCGCGATTGAACCGCAGGTCGTCGTACGTCTCGGTGGCGATGGCGAGCGTCGCGTCGATCTCGCTCTCGACGTAGCTCGCGACGGCGTCGTTCGCGCCCGCGGGCGCGTCCGCGACGTAGTCCTCGATCATCTCCTTCAGTCGCGTGAGGAAAGCGTACGTCGACCGGACGCCCTCCTCGCTCCAGTCGAAGTCGCGCTCGGGCTGGGCGGCCTGCATCATGAACAGCCGGGCGGTGTCGGCGCCGTACTCCTCGACGATCCGCTGAGGCGAGACGGTGTTCCCCTTCGACTTGGACATCTTCTCGCCCTCGAGCTGGACCATCCCCTGGGCGAGCAGGTTCGTGAACGGCTCGCGGTGTTCGAGGCCCTCGTGGTCGGAGAGGACCTTCGTGAAGAACCGCGAGTAGAGCAGGTGCATCACGGCGTGTTCGATGCCGCCGACGTACTGGTCGACGGGCATCCAGTCGTTGGCCCGCTCGAGGTCGAAGGGAGCGTCCTCGAGGTCGGGCGAGACGTACCGCAGGAAGTACCACGAGGAGTCGACGAAGGTGTCCATCGTGTCGGTTTCGCGCTCGGCTGGACCGCCGCAGTCGGGACAGGTCGTCTGCTTCCAGTCCTCGGCAGCGTCCAGCGGGTTGCCGGTGGTGTTGATGAACGCCGGTAACTCGACGGGCAGGTCTTCTTCGGGAACCATCACGGGACCGCAGTCGGGGCAGTGGACGACCGGAATCGGCGTCCCCCAGTAGCGCTGCCTCGAGATGCCCCAGTCTCTGAGCTGGTACTGGGTGGCGTGCTCGGCGGTCTCGATATCCTCGGTCAGGCGCTCGCGTGCGGTTTCGCTGTCGAGGCCCGAGTACTCGCCGGAGTTGACGAGGACACCGTCGTCGGTGTAAGCCGTCTCCTGGACGTCTGGTGCATCGGGAACCGATTCACCGTCCCAGTCGTTGGGCTCGGGAGCGACGACGGGCACGACGTCCTCGCCCATCTTCGTCGCGAACGCGTGGTCGCGCTCGTCGTGGCCCGGGACGGCCATCAGTGCGCCCGTTCCGACGTCCGAGAGGACGAAGTCGGCGACGTAGACCGGAATCTCCTCGCCCGTGGCGGGATTCGTCGCGGTCAGATCGGTGGCGACGCCGTTCGGCTCGTCGCCCTCGGGGTCGGCCTCGTGCTCGACGAAGTGGCGGACCTCCTCGTCCTCCTCGGCCAGTTCCTGGGTGATCGGGTGATCGGGTGCGAGCGCGAAGAACGTCGCCCCGAACACCGTGTCGACGCGCGTGGTGAACGCCCGGGCGTCCCCGTGGCCCTCGATTTCGAAATCGAGTTCGGTCCCGTACTGGCGACCGATCCAGTTACGCTGCATCTGGCGGACCGAGTTCGGCCACCCCTCCAGGTCGTCGATGGCCTCGAGCAACTCGTCGGCGTACTCCGTAATTCGGAGGAACCACTGCTCGAGTTCGCGGGTCTCGACGGGGGTGTCACAGCGCCAGCAGAGTTCCGCCTCGCCCTCGACTTGCTCGTCGGCCAGGACAGTCTCGCAGTGGGGACACCAGTTGACCTCGGCGTCCCGGCGCTCGACCAGGCCCTCCTCGTGGAAGCGGGTGAACAGCCACTGGTTCCAGCGGTAGTACTCGGGGGTGCAGGTGGCGAGCTCGCGGTCCCAGTCGTAGCCGAATCCCATCGATTCCATCTGCCCACGCATGGTGTCGATGCAGTCGAACGTCCAGTCGCGCGGGTTGGTGTCGCGCTCTTTAGCCGCGTTCTCGGCGGGGAGGCCGAAGGCGTCCCACCCCATCGGGTGGAGCACGTCGTCGCCGCGCATCCGTCGGTAGCGGGCGTAGGCATCGGTGATCGTGTAGTTTCGAACGTGACCCATGTGGAGTTTGCCCGAGGGGTAGGGGTACATCCCCAGGACGTACGTCGGATCCTCGACGTCGTCGGGCGTTCGGTACACGTTCGCGTCGTCCCACGCCTCCTGCCAGCGTCGTTCGACCGTCGCGTGGTCGTATCCCGAGTCGCTCATTTGCTTATATAGGATTGGCGGAGGCGAGGTTCTATACCTTTCCATTGGCGGGCAAACGGACAGTTCCCGCTCGCCTCGAGGCGAGCACCCGAACCAGTAGTTTCGTTCCGGTACGTTTTCGAACCGGGTCGAGGGGACGAAGTGGGACCGTTCTCGAGAGTGAAACCGCTAGATAGCGGCAGGGAAACGGGAACAAGATGGAACGGTCAAAAACCGATGCAACCGTCGCGGCTTTATATACGTACGCCGACGGAACTACGGACCACAATGGCACCACTCATCAGCGCACTGGTCGCGTTCATCGTCGCACTACTGGTTGGCGGCCTGGCAATCTACCTCGCCGCGAGCGTCGTCATCGACGCCCACAGTTACGAGCACGCAATCGTGACCGCTATCATCGGCGCCATCGCGTGGGCGCTCACGTCCTGGATTCCGCTCCTGGGGCCGATCATCGCCCTGATCGTCTGGATCGGTGTGATCAACTGGCGTTACCCTGGCGGCTGGGTGACCGCTGCAGCCATCGGCGTGGTCGCCTGGCTGTCGGCGCTCGTCATCCTGTTCGTGCTCAACGCGGTTCTGGGACTCGGCGTCGGCGCGTTCGGCGTGCCGATCTGAGGGCGTCCCGAGCGGTCGCTGTCTCGTCCTCAAAACGTGTCGCCCCACCCGAACAGTTATTTCGAGAAGTTGTGAAGTAATTGTCAATGAGGCGACGCCACGTCCTCGGCGGCTTCCTCGCCTGGGCCTCACTGGGTTCTGGTTGTCTCTCGAGTAGCGACGAGGCCCAGAGCGAGCCAGCGACGGTCGAGAACCCGCCGGAGTGGCTCCGGGAGCGCGGCCAGTGCGAAGACGAGTGGGCGTGGGGGTCGCTGGAACTCTCGAGGGCGGAGCCCGGTTCCGGGTTCGGCACCGCCGTCGTCCCGTACGACCGTCTCGGCGAGGAATCGAAGCGACTCGTTCGCTTCGCGGTGCACAACGACGGTGCAGTGGCCTGCGATCAGACTGGCGGGACGGCCTTCCAGACCCTCTTGGGCGACGTCGACGAACTCGCCGAGCGGGACCGGGAGGCACACAGCGAGAACCCGTGGGTGTACAAAATTCGCACGGCGAGAGCGACGTACCGGATCGAACGGCTCGAGGCGTTCGACGCGGTTCTCGTCTGAGTCCCGATCGAGGCGACCGCTCGAGAGCACATTTCTGGTGAAAACGCTTCCGGAACCTGGGGTTCGCGGTTCGCTAGTCGATGTCGATTCGCTTCGAGTCGTCGCTCTGTTCGAGTTTCGGCAGCGTCACGGTGAGCACGCCGTTGTTGTAGGTGGCCGTTATCGACTCCTCGTCGACCGGTTCGGGGAGGTGCAGCCGCCGACTGACCGACTTGTGCGACCGCTCCCGGCGGAGGTAGCGGTCGTGCTCGTCGGTGCGGTCGGTCTCCTGTTCGGCCTCGAGGCGGAGCGTCCCCTCGACGAGCGTCAACTCGATGTCCTCGGTCTCGAAACCGGGGAGGTCGGCCGTCACGACGTACTCGTCACGGTGGTCGGCCACGTCGACGGCAACCGAACCCGGAAACGAGAGGCCGCTACCGCCGACGCCCGTTTCGAACTGCTTGCTGACTCGGTCGAGCATCTCCTCGAGGTCGTCGAACGGATTGCGTCGCATGGGAGTCGATAGGCGCTCGAGGAGGATAAATTGTGCCCCGGCGAGGACGACAGAACTGGCAGGGTCGTGTCGAGCGTATCTCGCGTACTCTCAGTCGACGACGTACGCGAGGCCGTACACTCTCACTCGACGACGTGCTCGAGGTCGTACGACCCCAGCCGGCGAACCCACCCTCTCTCGGCGAGGGCCTCCAGGTCGGCGAGAGCCTCCTGGGTGCGCTCCTCGTAGAGGCCGGCGTCGACGTCCATGTGGAAGACGTAGTCGCCGAGTCGCTCCCCGCTCGGGCGGGACTCGACCCGGCTCAGGTTGATGTCGCGGTCGGCGAAGGGCTCGAGCAACTCGAGGAGCAGACCGGGGTAGTTCGCGTTCGGATAGACGACGAGCGAGGTCTTCCCGCCGGCCTCCGAACGCTCGGAGGCGGGTGCGAGCGCGAAGAACCGCGTCGCGTTCGACGTCTGGTCCTGGATGTCGGCGGCGATGACCTCGAGGTCGTCACCTGCCGTGGCGGGATGGGCGATGCCCGCGACCGAGGGGTTCTCGCGGGCGTACTCGACGCCCTGAGCCGTGCTCGAGACGGCCTCGAGGGTCGCGTCGGGGTACTCGGACTCGAGGTAGGCGCGACACTGGGCGAGCGCCTGGGAGTGGCTGGCGATGGTGTCGAAGTTCGGTCCCTGGGCGAGCAGGGCGTGGCGGATCGGCGTGACGATTTCGCGGACGACGGCGACGTCGTACTCCGCGAGGGCGTCCTGGCTCTCAGTAACGCTCCCTTCGATGCTGTTCTCGATGGGAATTACTCCGCGGTCGAACTCGCCGGCGGCGACGGCGGCGACGATGTCGGTGACCGACTGGCGGAAGACCACGTCGTCGTCGAGCGCTCGCGTCGCACGATGCGAGTAGGTCCCTTCGGGGCCGAGCGTGACGGCTGTCATACCCGCTGGTGGGAGTCGAACCCCGAAAAGCGTGCCGAAGGTGGCGATTCCTCGAGTTCGCAGTCGGTACACTCCACTTTCGACTCGACGCTAGAGCGAGCCGTAATCGTCGCTGAACACCTCGAGCGTGGCGACGAGCGCGCCGAGGACGATGGGACCGTAGAACAGCCCCATGAACCCGAACGCGGTGACCCCGCCTAGGACGCCGACAATTATCACGGCCGGATTGAGTTCGGCGTAGCGGTCGACGACGATTGGTCGCAAGTAGTCGTCCGAGAGGCCGACGATGACCATACTGTAGATCGCCAGCCCGATCGCGAACGTCGGCTGATTGACCATGAGCAGGTAGATCACGGCGGGGCCCCAGACCAGGAACGAGCCAACGATGGGGATCAACGAGAGGACGATCATGACGACCGTCCAGAACAGCGCGTTGGGAATGCCGACGACGAACAGGCCGATTCCCGCCAGTCCGCCCTGGATCAGCGCGATGAGGACGTGGCCGGCCAGCACCGCCCACGTCACGTTCTCGAGCGCCTCGAAGAGGTTCGTCTGGACGGCGTCCGGGAGCGGCGTCACCTCGCGAAGCCACCTGAGCAGGGAGTCGCCGTCCCGGAGGAGATAGTAAAGCAAGAAGAGCGCCACGCCGATACCGATGGCCGTGTGCGTGAGCCCCGCCAGCAGTTCCGGACTCCGTTCCAAGAGCGTCTGTCCCGCGGTTCGGGCCCACTCCATGGCCGTTGACTCGAGGTCGACCCCGAATCGCTGGGCGACCGACTGGAAGGGCTCGAGCGGAAGCGAATCGGCGTCAGCGCCTTCGACGAGTGCCCGGGCGTCGCGAAAGACGTACGCTACGACGATCACGACGGGGACGATGGCGAGGAGCAGTGCCAGCAAGACGAGCGAAAACGCGGCGATCGCGGGCGAGGTTCGTCGCTCGAGGCGGCGCTGGACCGGCGTCAGCACGAACGCGAGGAGGACGGCGGCCAGCACGTACTGGATGTACGGGAAGACGAGTTGCGCTGACAGCAACAGCAATATGGCGATGAGAACGAGCAGCGTCCCTCTCGATCGGTTCACATCTCGAACTCAACGGGGAGGGGGTTAAAAGCGGTGGCGGCAGGTACAGGCCGACGGCGGCGTACGGTCGAGAGCGGCGGCCCAGACGCCGATAGATCGGCCGTAATGCAGGATGCAGGCCGACCTCGAGCAGCACGCCGAAGACGCCCGCGTGAAGACCCGGTTACCGCCGAGAAGATGGTATTTCTGCCGGGAAACCGGAGAAACGCGGGATTGACCGGCGTAAACGGTTCGTCCGTGTCGACTTTCCGCTCGCTCGTCACACGGGTTCAAGGCCGTGGTTCGCCTAGTATCGGTTATGTCGACCCAGCTCGACCCGCTCTCGATCTCGGCCGACCTCCTCTACACAGTCAAGACGGACGGGGAGCGGGGCGCCCTCCGCGACCATCTCGCCACGCTCGAGCGAACGCGACTCGATCGGGCGCTCGGCGGCCGCGCGGAGAAACTCGCTTTCTGGCTCAACTGCTACAACGCATACGTGCAGATCCTCCTCGACGACGATCCCTCGCTGCTCGAGGGGGGAGTGCTCGACCGCTGGAAGTTCTTCGCCAGGGATCGCGTCCCGATCGCGGGCGTCTGGCTAAGTCTCAACGACATCCAACACGGGCTCCTTCGCGGCTCGAGGCATCCCTGGGGGATGGGGTACCTGCCGCGACCGTTCCCGACGGCCTTCGAGCGCCAGTTTCGACTCGAGTCGGTCGATCCGCGGATACACTTCGCGCTGAACTGCGGCACCGAAAGCTGTCCCCCGGTCGCCGTCTACAGCCCCGCCGACGTCGAGGCCGAACTCGAGACCGCGACCGACTGGTTCCTCGAGGAGAACGTGAGCTACCAGCCACGAGAGCGCGTGGCCCGCGTGCCGCGGGTATTCCTCTGGTACCGCGGTGATTTCGGCGGTTCGAGCGGGATTCGGTCGTTCCTCGAGCGCTACGACGTGATTCCGCCCGACGTGACGCCGACGTTGCAGTACGACGAGTACGACTGGTCGATGGATCTGGGGGATTATCGCCGAAAGTGATTCGTCGGAGTCCTCGCTGGCCGGAGCAGGCCAATACGGACCAAATCGGGTCGATACGGGTCGAAACGGTCGAAACGGTCGAAACGGACCCAGGTGGGCCATCGGCGTCATTGCTGCCCAGGAGACCTCGGCAACATTGCCGCCTCGAGGACCTCAGTTCCCGTGCCCTCGACCCTCGAGGTACTCCTTCGTTCGCCCGAGAACGACGCACTCCGTCTCTCGGAGGTCCGCGACGGATTCCGATCCCGTGACGAACATCGCCGTCTCGAGTTCGACCCGGAGGGTCTCCAGGAGGTCGACGACCGCTTCGATTCCCTGCCCCGCCGGCGAGAGAAACGGTTTGGCGAGACCGCCAGCCTGCGCACCGAGGGCGATGGCCTTCGCCACGTCCAGACCGGAGCGGACGCCGCCGCTGGCGATCACGGTGTCGTGGACGTTCGCGGCCTCGAGCGTGCTCACGGCGGTCGGAACCCCCCAGGCCCGGAATCGTCGGCCGACGTGTTCCTGGCGGGTCGCGCCGATGGCGGCAGCCCGGTAGGACTCGATGCCCGACCACGTCGTCCCGCCCTTTCCGGCGACGTCGATGGCGTCGACGCCCGCTGCTGTCAACCGCTCGGCGGTGCCCCGGGCGATACCGTTGCCCGTCTCCTTGACGATCACCGGCACCGAGAGGTCGCTCGCGACCGTTTCGATGGCCTCGAGACAGCCGCGGGCGTCGACGTCGCCCTCGGGCTGGACCGCCTCCTGGAGGAAGTTGAGGTGGATCGCCATCGCGTCCGCCTCGATCATCTCCACGGCACGCTCGACGTCGCTCACGTCGTACTCGAGCAACTGGGCGGCACCGACGTTGCCGTAGAGGAAGGCGTCGGGGGCCACGTCGCGGACCACGGTGTAGGACTCGAGGAGGTCCGGGTCGTCGAGTTCGAGCCCGGCGCGCTGGCTGCCGACGCCCATCGCGACGCCCATTTCCTGGGCCGCGGCGGCGAGCGATCGGTTGATCGTCGTGGTGTTGGGGTGGCCGCCGGTCATGCTCTCGATGACGATGGGGGCCGCGAGTTCGTAGCCGAACAGGTCCACGCTCGTATCGATCTCGTCCCGGTGGATCTCCGGCAGCGCCTCGTGGACGAGTTCGACGTCCTCGAAGCCGGTCCCCGAGGTTTCGACGTCTTCTTCTTCGATAATGCGGATGTGATCGTCTTTGCGGTCGGATGTCTCGGGCATCGCTTCGTCTCTGCTGTGACGTTCGCCGGCGGTATTGAAAAGGTGTCCATTCGCGTCCGGTCCATTGACCGTGGCGTGTCCGTTCCAGCGACGGACGACCGGCGCCGAGGAAGCAGTCGCGTCGAGTGACCGCCCCCTTCATAATGCGTCGTGTGTTACCAACAAACATGGTATCCTCACTCGACGACGTCGAATATCTCGCACGGTCGTCCCACCGTGTCGCCGTGCTTACGGCGATTAGCGAACGGCCTCGGACGCGAGCCGAGTTGTGTGAGGTGACGGGCGCGTCGGCGTCGACGATCAGTCGAACCCTTCGAGCCCTCGAGGAGCGACGCTGGATCGCCCGAACCGGCCACCACTACGAGGCCACGCCGCTCGGAGCCTACGTCTCGGAAGGAGTTGCGGACTTACTCGAGCGCCTCGAGACGGAACGCAAGCTCCGCGACGTCTGGGACTGGCTACCGGTCGACGACGCCGACGTCCCGATCGAGGAACTCGCCGACGCCGTCGTGACGCCGGCCACGGTCGAGGATCCCTACCGGCCGGTGTCACGCTTCGTCTCCTTGCTCGAGGAGGCAGACACGTTCCGCTTCGTCGGCTTCGAACTGGGGCTGCTCGAGCCCTGCAAAGACGAACTCTGCGGACGAATCATCGACGGCATGGACGCGACGGTCATCGATCCACCCAGCGTCGCGACCTACATCAGGTCGAGCTACCCCGACCTGTCGACGCGAACTCTCGAGAGCGGGAATCTCACCGTCTTGCTCCACGACGATCCGCCGTCTTACGGACTCAGCCTCTTCGACCGCCGCGTCGGCCTCTGTATCTACATGCCCGAGACCGGAACCCTGCGCTCGCTGATCGACACCGACGCGCCGGCCGTGCGCTCGTGGGCCGAGTGGACGTTCGAACGACACCGCCACGAAGCGCGGCCGTTGGCGCTCGAGGCTGGAGCCGAGCCGGAGGCGGATTCCGGGTCCGGGTCCGAGCCCTAAAGCGGGCACGTCTCGGTGATGGCGGGTCGACCGTGGTCGAACCGCTCGAGTAGACAATATTGCTCGAGTAGACGCTAGTCATCGAGAATACGTTCGTCCTCGAGTAGCCCTCCGTATCCAGCAGCTGTCAGGTGCTTGCACGACGTGACCACCGGTCAGCACGTGCACTTCCAGTGGTTACCGGGTCAAATTCACTAGGTGCCTACACGACATTTCCGCTCCATGGAGAGATTGCGGAGGCGATACCAATGACTGACAGCTACTTTACCGACCGAACAGCACCTCGAGGCGGGTCCCGATGAGCACCACGAACGGCGTCGACGTCGACGCGCTGGGCGAGGCGATCGACGCGATCAGCGACGATTCGACCGTGGGCCAGTTTACCTTCCACGCGGAAACCGAGTGGACCGACGGGCTCCGGTGTGAGACGACCATCGACGAATTCGACCAGGCGGGCGAGCGCGTGCAGACGCGCGAGTTCACTATCGAGGGCGACGAACCCGAGCAGATCCTCGGCCAGCGAACCGCGCCGAACGCGGTCGAACTCCTGCTCGCGGCCCTCGGTTCGTGCCTGAGCGTCGGCTACGCCGCGAACGCCGCTGCGATGGGCATCGACCTCGAGGACATCCGCTTCGAGATGGACGGCGACGTCGACCTCCGGGGATTCCTCGGCATCGACGAGACCGTCAGGCCCGGCTACGAGGGGATCACCTGCACTGCATACGTCGACGCCGACGCCCCGGAAGCCGAACTGGTCGAACTTCGCGAGCGCGCGGAAGCGACCTCGCCGCTCATCGACAGCATCACGAACGAGGTTCCGGTGGAGACCGACCTGGTTGCCGCCACGAAGCCATGAGCGAGACGAATGCGTCGAGGCTCGACACGGACGAACTCGAGCAGAAGGTCAAAGCCGTCTACCAGGACGTCGCGCGGTCGCCGGACGGGGACTTTCACTTCGAAATGGGGCGCGACCTGGCCGAGCGCCTCGGCTACGACCCGTCGGTGCTCGATCGAATCCAGTCGCGGGCCATCGACTCTTTCGCCGGCGTCGGGTACCACTTCAACCTCGCGAGCCTCGAGCCCGGCGAGCGCGTCCTCGACCTCGGGAGCGGCTCGGGGATGGACGTCTTCGTCGCAGCGATTTACGTCGGTGACGAGGGGACGGTGGTCGGCATCGACATGACCGACGACCAGCTCGAGAACGGTCGGAGATACCGCGACGACGGCGGGTTCGACAACGTCAGCTTCGAAAAGGGGTACATCGAGGACCTGCCGTTCGACGACGAGTCGTTCGACGCGGTCATCTCCAATGGCGTGATCAACCTCTCGGCCGAGAAAGATCGCGTCTTCGCAGAGGTGCGTCGCGTCCTCGCTCCGGGCGGCCGACTCGCGCTGTCGGACATCACCAGCGAGGAGCAGATGCCCGACTCCATCAAGACGAACGCGGACCTCTGGGCGGCCTGTATCGGCGGAGCGGTGCAAGTCGACGACTACGCCGACGCCATCGAGACGCCAGGGTTCGACGTGGTCGACCGCCGAGCGAACGATCGGTACGAATTTACCTCGGATCGAGCACAGAGCGCGTGCCAGACCTACGGGGTCAAGAGTATCTCGCTGGTGGCTCGCAAGCGTTGAACGGGCCCCAATTGGGGCTCGCTCGAGTGGACCACACTCTACTCACGAGCGTCCGGAGCCACCCATGAGCCCCTCGTGAGCCGTTCGGAACCCACTCGAAAACCACTCGAGCAGAGCCGATCGCACACGTCTGGCGCTCCGACGTTTCCATGGCTGGCGATTCGCCTTTCAGGTTTTTGTGACTGCCCGTCAAACGCGTGACCATGTGGCGAGCAATCGTCCTCGGGTTCACCGTCGTCGAAATCCTGTTCCCCGACCAGATCATCGCCTGGGGAGAACGAAGAGCGTTCGAGAATCCGAACGACGGCGAGTTGCGCACGTGGACCATGCCGATGGCTCGCCTCGAGGGCGTGCTGTTCGCGTGGCTCGCCCTCGGCGGGCGTCGTCGGACCCCCACGGTCGCCGGGCTGCTCGCCGTCCTCGGCGTACCAGCCCTCCTGGCCCCGGAGCGATTCGTTCGAACGGCGCTCAAACTCGCCTACCGGAATCCGGACGACCTCGAGTTGAAACCGTGGGTGGTTCCGGCGACGCGAGCGATCGGTCTCTGCTACGTCGTCCTCGGCACGGTCGCCGGGCGCGTGTCGGCACCCGCCGAGGACTCCCGGTCGAAGTCGAATGCGCGCCCGGAGTAGCGCCCGGTCTCGTCGACGTACGTGGGACACGATACGCAGAACGGGTTAGTACGACCGCACCTCGAGTCCGTCGTCGGTTCCGACGTACGTCGCGTCGGCGAGATCGACGAACAGGCCGTGTTCGAGGACGCCGGGAATCGACGCGAGGTCGCGGCCGAGGGCGGCCGGGTCGTCGATCGAACCGAACGCGCAGTCGAGGACGAGGTTCCCGTTGTCGGTGACCACGGGGCCGTCCTTGTGCGTCGCCATGCGGAGGGTCGGTTCACCGCCGAGGTCCGCAACGCGATTCGCGACCACGGTGTGTGCCGCGGGGAGCACTTCGACTGGAACCGGTGCCTCGAGTGCGGAGACAAGTTTCGAGGAATCCGCGACGACGACGAACCGGTCGGCCGCGGCGGCGACGAGTTTTTCGCGGGCATGGGCCGCGCCGCCACCCTTGATCAGTACCCCGTGGGCGGGGGAGTCGGGGTCGTCGACGACCTGGTCCGCTCCGTCGATGGCCAGGTCGATCCCGTCGACGGCGTCGAGGTCGGTCAGCGGGATTCCGACCTCGAGGGCCAGTTGCCTGGACTGGAAGGAGGTCGCGATTCCCCGGATCTCGAGGCCGTCTGCGACTGCACGGCCGAGTGCTTCGATGGCGTAGGCGGTCGTGGATCCGGTGCCGAGGCCGACGACCATCCCGTCTTCGATCTCCTCGGCTGCTCGTTCCCCCGCACGGCGCTTGTGGGCGTCGGCGCCGCCCGACGATTTCGCGCTCATACCGTCACGAGCGGGCGGCGGGGGGAAAAGCGTAGCCCTCGAGGCCGACCCCTGGTCGGCTGAGCGAGTTGAGACCAACTCAATCGGGCGATTGTTCGAGCCAACCACACCCGCCAAAGCTTTTGGCTCGAGCGGCCCTGTAGAGGGACGATGGGACCGAGCGACGACGCGGTGACGATGACCGACGTACGGAAGACGTACCGCGTCGGCGAGCCGGTACACGCCCTCGACGGCGTCTCGCTGTCGATCCCGCGCGGATCGTACACGGCCATCATGGGCCCGAGCGGGTCGGGAAAGTCGACGCTGATGAACCTCGTCGGCTGTCTCGACACCCCGACGTCGGGCACCGTCGCCGTCGACGGGGAGGACATTTCGACGCTCTCGGAACGCGAACGTACCCGCCTGCGAGGAACCAGGGTCGGGTTCGTCTTCCAGACGTTCAACCTGATGCCGCGACTCGACGCCCTCGAGAACGTGGCCCTCCCTCAACTGTTCCGCGGCGTCGGTCGGACGGAGCGCCACGACCGCGCGCAGGACCTGCTCGAGCGCGTCGGACTCGGCGACCGACTCGATCACCTCCCGAACGAGTTATCGGGCGGTCAGCGCCAGCGGGTCGCCCTCGCCCGCGCACTGGTGAACGATCCGGCGATCGTTCTCGCCGACGAGCCCTCCGGCAACCTGGACACCAAAACGGAGGCGGACGTGCTCGACCTCTTCGAGGAGTTCCACGACGCCGGGACGACGCTCGTCGTCGTCACCCACGAGCGCCACGTCGCCGAACGTGCCGAGCGCATCGTCCACCTTCTGGACGGGAACGTCGAGCGAATCGAACTCCTGGAAGGTGGGGGTGAGAAGGCGTCCCCCGGTGGCGATTCTCGAGTGGAAACGAAGGGGTCTGGCGAGGGTGGTCGAGACGGAGTCGCGGACGAAGGTCCTGCTGGCCGACCCTCGAGTGACGGTGTGCTCTCGAGCAAAGATGTGTCCTCCGGCAATAATGATCCCACCGCAAGTAACCAGGGTTCCACCACGAGCGATGACGACCCCACCACGAGCGAGGAGAAACGCTGATGAGTCCACTCGAGTCGCTCCGGCTCTCCTGGCGGTCGATTCGCGGTCACCGACTTCGGTCGGCGCTGACGACGCTCGGAGTGATCATCGGCGTCGCCGCCGTCATCGCCTTCGTCGCCCTCGGTGCGAGCCTACAGGCCGGCATCATCGGCGACATCAGCCCTGACGACCAGCGGAACCTCTACGGCTGGGCGGCCGACCCGGACACCGAGGGCGGTCCGCTCGCCGGCGCCCAGTTCGTCTTCAGCCAGGACGACCTCGAGGCCGTCGAGGAACTCGAGGCCGTCGACGCCGCCTACGGCTACGCGACCATCGACGCCCAGTCGGTGACCCACGAGGGTGAGACC
It contains:
- the leuS gene encoding leucine--tRNA ligase encodes the protein MSDSGYDHATVERRWQEAWDDANVYRTPDDVEDPTYVLGMYPYPSGKLHMGHVRNYTITDAYARYRRMRGDDVLHPMGWDAFGLPAENAAKERDTNPRDWTFDCIDTMRGQMESMGFGYDWDRELATCTPEYYRWNQWLFTRFHEEGLVERRDAEVNWCPHCETVLADEQVEGEAELCWRCDTPVETRELEQWFLRITEYADELLEAIDDLEGWPNSVRQMQRNWIGRQYGTELDFEIEGHGDARAFTTRVDTVFGATFFALAPDHPITQELAEEDEEVRHFVEHEADPEGDEPNGVATDLTATNPATGEEIPVYVADFVLSDVGTGALMAVPGHDERDHAFATKMGEDVVPVVAPEPNDWDGESVPDAPDVQETAYTDDGVLVNSGEYSGLDSETARERLTEDIETAEHATQYQLRDWGISRQRYWGTPIPVVHCPDCGPVMVPEEDLPVELPAFINTTGNPLDAAEDWKQTTCPDCGGPAERETDTMDTFVDSSWYFLRYVSPDLEDAPFDLERANDWMPVDQYVGGIEHAVMHLLYSRFFTKVLSDHEGLEHREPFTNLLAQGMVQLEGEKMSKSKGNTVSPQRIVEEYGADTARLFMMQAAQPERDFDWSEEGVRSTYAFLTRLKEMIEDYVADAPAGANDAVASYVESEIDATLAIATETYDDLRFNRALRETQDLVRTLRQYADYADPHAETYERGLSAVVCLLAPVAPHLAEELYATLVGEDGGFVVDADWPTATVDRDHVEKRRKLVENTREDVRQIIDVAGIDDPQGIDVVVAPDWKYDALEIAVESDANNLIGELMQESHIRGQGDAAASYGQDLQVEREALSTTLDPDEEHAALESAAWLIEREFDAPVRVVRADDADESVLSNAEPGRPAIEIEE
- a CDS encoding Hsp20/alpha crystallin family protein, with translation MRRNPFDDLEEMLDRVSKQFETGVGGSGLSFPGSVAVDVADHRDEYVVTADLPGFETEDIELTLVEGTLRLEAEQETDRTDEHDRYLRRERSHKSVSRRLHLPEPVDEESITATYNNGVLTVTLPKLEQSDDSKRIDID
- the pheA gene encoding prephenate dehydratase, whose translation is MTAVTLGPEGTYSHRATRALDDDVVFRQSVTDIVAAVAAGEFDRGVIPIENSIEGSVTESQDALAEYDVAVVREIVTPIRHALLAQGPNFDTIASHSQALAQCRAYLESEYPDATLEAVSSTAQGVEYARENPSVAGIAHPATAGDDLEVIAADIQDQTSNATRFFALAPASERSEAGGKTSLVVYPNANYPGLLLELLEPFADRDINLSRVESRPSGERLGDYVFHMDVDAGLYEERTQEALADLEALAERGWVRRLGSYDLEHVVE
- a CDS encoding AI-2E family transporter — translated: MNRSRGTLLVLIAILLLLSAQLVFPYIQYVLAAVLLAFVLTPVQRRLERRTSPAIAAFSLVLLALLLAIVPVVIVVAYVFRDARALVEGADADSLPLEPFQSVAQRFGVDLESTAMEWARTAGQTLLERSPELLAGLTHTAIGIGVALFLLYYLLRDGDSLLRWLREVTPLPDAVQTNLFEALENVTWAVLAGHVLIALIQGGLAGIGLFVVGIPNALFWTVVMIVLSLIPIVGSFLVWGPAVIYLLMVNQPTFAIGLAIYSMVIVGLSDDYLRPIVVDRYAELNPAVIIVGVLGGVTAFGFMGLFYGPIVLGALVATLEVFSDDYGSL
- a CDS encoding DUF547 domain-containing protein codes for the protein MSTQLDPLSISADLLYTVKTDGERGALRDHLATLERTRLDRALGGRAEKLAFWLNCYNAYVQILLDDDPSLLEGGVLDRWKFFARDRVPIAGVWLSLNDIQHGLLRGSRHPWGMGYLPRPFPTAFERQFRLESVDPRIHFALNCGTESCPPVAVYSPADVEAELETATDWFLEENVSYQPRERVARVPRVFLWYRGDFGGSSGIRSFLERYDVIPPDVTPTLQYDEYDWSMDLGDYRRK
- the fni gene encoding type 2 isopentenyl-diphosphate Delta-isomerase, coding for MPETSDRKDDHIRIIEEEDVETSGTGFEDVELVHEALPEIHRDEIDTSVDLFGYELAAPIVIESMTGGHPNTTTINRSLAAAAQEMGVAMGVGSQRAGLELDDPDLLESYTVVRDVAPDAFLYGNVGAAQLLEYDVSDVERAVEMIEADAMAIHLNFLQEAVQPEGDVDARGCLEAIETVASDLSVPVIVKETGNGIARGTAERLTAAGVDAIDVAGKGGTTWSGIESYRAAAIGATRQEHVGRRFRAWGVPTAVSTLEAANVHDTVIASGGVRSGLDVAKAIALGAQAGGLAKPFLSPAGQGIEAVVDLLETLRVELETAMFVTGSESVADLRETECVVLGRTKEYLEGRGHGN